The nucleotide sequence GCTTCAGCTCACTATTCGCTCGAACCTTCTTGAACTATTCCTGACGCTTAAACCAAGGCATTAAAGGAAGAAAACCTGCTAGCAGAATCACTGCGTGGCATGGAGAAGCAACTTGAACTCAAGAATGATGGCGTCTACTACTTTATGGAGtgtatctgggttccactttatgggaATCTTCGAGAgtttgtgatggatgaagctcacaagtcttgctactcgatacatcctggagctgataaaatgtatcaggacctTAAAACCTtatattggtggccaaacatgaaagtaATCATCGCAAAGTACGTCAGTAAGTGTTTGACTTGCGctagagtcaagatcgagtaccAGAAGCCGTCTGGACTACTATAGCAACCTGAGTTGCCAACCTGGAAATGGGAACAACTTTCCATGGATTTTGTAACCGGCTAACCAAGGTCTCAAAGTGGAAAccataccatttgggtgatcgtagatcctttaaccaagtctgcacacttccttgcgatcaaagaaacagacaagtatTCGAAACTTGCAGCCATCTATCTGAAAGAAATAGTTTCCAGGCACAGAGTTCCAATTTCTATCATCTCCGATCGTGACCCATGTTTCACATATGAGTTATGGCAAGCTACGCATAGATCCTTTGGCTCACGCTTAGACATGAGCattgcttatcacccgcagactgATGGTTAAACCGAACGTACCATCCAGACACtcgaagacatgttgcgagcatgtgttattgattttggaaaTGGATGGGAATGACACCTACCCCTGGTAGAATTCTCTTATAACAACaactaccacactagcattcaggcagctatatttgaggcattgtacggacgaaaaTGTCGTTTCCcttgtgttgggcggaagttggcgaAAGCCAAATTACCGGCCCGGAACTCGTAGTCGACACAAAGGAAAAGATTGCCctgatcagacaacgcatggcagcGGCTCGAggccgtcagaaaagctacgccgataagcgtaggaaacccttaGAATTCCATGTCGAGGACCGGGTTCTACTAAAAGGCTCACCTAGGAAAGGCGTGGTACGTTTTGGAAaaaggggcaagcttaatccgcgatacgttggacctttcaaaattacCGAGAGAATCGGTAAGGTGGCTAACAAACTGAATATGCCTGACGAGCTAAATGTggtacacaacgttttccacgtattgaatctgaagaagtgtttgtcataTGAAACCCTTatcgttccttttaaggaactcactaccGATGATCAGCTGCAtttcatcgaggaaccagttaAAATTATAGATAAGGAAATCAAGACACTTAAGCACAACAAGATACTTATTGTTCGCATTCATTGGAATtctcgtcgtggcccagagtttacctgggaacgggaaGACCAAATGATGCCCAACTATCCTTAGTTATTCGCAAACCATACTCCCAACACTAAGGCTACagctgaatttcgggacgaaattcccaattaagtaggggatgatgtgacaccccatgCGAACACCCAGTTGTCTAGAATCCGTAtactaaaatttcgggacgaaatttctgttgatatggggatgatgtgacaacccacaCATTCCTTTTTGTTCTGGTTAAAATATGACATTAATATAAAATGGGTTTTCATATTTGAATTATGTGGAATATTGTGTCAACAATCATTATTTTTACTATTAGAATAATGATTGTCATTCACACACCCTTAGCGGGCTAACATAATTAGTGAGCCCATTATATAGCACACCCTCTTGAAACCCGTCGCACACTTAAACGGCCTCTCAAATTCTCACATGATTAGAACCATTGTgcaacatacacacacacacactcctgCCAGCTGATTCCACCCAACATAAATTAGGTGGGGTATATAAACACTAATTGCTCCAAAACCCTAGAACTTTTCTCTGCAAATTGTCGGCTACAATCCTCACCAAAACATTCCTTCTTCTTCCTCAAAACATTCCTTTTCATTCCTCTCAAATCAGTGGATATCATCCTCTTATTTCAGCTTTACATCCTTCAACAACCTTTGATCTCCAAGCACAACtctctcgctctctctctctcttgaagaCCTTTCTGCTCATTTGAAGATTCCTAATGTTTTCCTTCTTCCACCTATAATCTCACTCTCCATGTTAGTATGTTTTTTTTAACACTTGTGGATTTGAATATTGTTGAGCGATGATGTGCAAATGTTGATGGTTCATGCTAAAACATAAATAGGAAGAGGATTAATGTGTTCAAATATAACGTGTGGAATGATAGATCTGGTAATAAGTAGGTTCCATTGATAATGAATCTGATGCTTAGGGTATAGATGTGAATAAAGGTCCCAGCTTTCTTCAAAATAAACCTCTGGATCGAACACCATCAAATCTTAAAACCTTATGTAATTGAGATTGGGTGTGCCTGTATGCGACCTATTGTTTAAAGAATGAGTAGTGGTTTTTAATAAGAAATCAATGAAATAATATGGTTGTTGAAGAACGAAAACACGATACATACATTTGAATGGTAATGATTAGTCCGGTGATGAAATCCGACTGGGAATCAAGTGTAATGCATCTTCATAAAAATGTACAACCGGGCAATGCCAGGGGTACAACTCAAGGATGCAGGTCGCACAAAGGAAATAAACATGGGGACCGCACACTGAATGTGATGTGGGGACCACCCTCGGAAACAAACAAAATGAGCAATATTGTGCTCAACATGAGTCGCACATTCTCGGTAATCGCACACAATAATTTGGACTTGACTCCCTTGTTATGTAATCACATTAGGGGCAATAAAGTGAATCAAGTTTTTTTATTGGATGCATGAATTAATAATCACAGATAAGACAAAACCGTATTTAGAAACCTATGTAGAATAGTTGCACAAAATTTGGGATATGTCCATCTGTCGTACACTTAGTTATATAAATTCCTAAATCTTCTTTTCAATCGCACACTCGTATTTTGACCTACATGCTTCTGACGACACATTAAGGAACTGGTCCCCAATGTTACTCTTGATCTGGTCGCACAAATAATCCCAAACGTACACtgttttccttttttaaaacattaaaacCACTTTGTTCTTGGGCCTCACCTGCCTCGGACTACACAAGCCCGATTGAGTGGGCCGCAAATTGGTGGGAAACCCATATTCCTGTTGTTATTTCAAACCGCACACTTTAGGAACTGGCCCCCACCACTTGCTTTGTATAATTCATTCTTGGTCGCACAATTTTTGGCAAGTCGCACACTTCTGTTAAGAATATACACCAGTTTTATTTGCTTTTGGGCCTCACATAAGCCCAGTGAGTGGGCCGCACACTAATTGGGATTGGCACATTTTGTTTATAGTCACACAATAAAAGATTAGATTATGTTCCTGTATATTTTAATCGCACACTTCATGAACCTACTATGCATAAGCACTTAGAAACTACTTGATTTCAATACATGTGTAACAGACGTAATCTATTTGTATACATGATTACTTGACTTAATAATGTGTATGAAATACGTGACTTAATTATATACAAGCCTAATGCGTGGTAACCTTAATAGGACAAGGTTATCCAAATTAGGACGATTACTCTATCCGGCCTAGCAatcgaaggtgagttcacacttaaACTTAACGCTTGCATTCCCAAGGATTTAGGAACTTCGCTCACACCAAGGTAACGGTGTGACAATTTTATAAAACTCATAAAGCATGCACTCCCAATGGTTTGGGAGCTACCATAATAAATGAAACTCTACCAAGGAAATTCCCTTACATTTATACCGATTAATCGTGGGGAGCGAACGTGATATTAGTTgctagcgctattaggtttgacaacctcacaccgtgcggGGAGCCAGGCGTGAACTATTATCTGGATTATCAGGTCATTGACGGTAGACATTGACCTAAGAGGGCAAACAACAACTACGTCAAAGTTTCGTTACTACACAGTTTAGTAGCTCATTTTGAGATGGATTTCCCACAACATGTTTTGATAACATGGTAACTCATAAAATGAATGTTTTTTATGATAACGTGAAAACCTTTCTGAAAACCgagaactcgccaactttatgttgacacactaCTGCATGCTTACAGGTCCGTAGATGCTGTGCTGGAGTCCGCTTGGAGCATTGTGGTGGCCGTCTACTATCTATGTTTTCATGCTTCCGCTTAACAGTTGAACTTTATATATTAACTATGTTTGGAACTTTATTCTAAAGACTTATTATGTTTTAAACTCGAATGCTATGTCACAAACTATGTTTTTATTTTACTTGTATTAAATGTTCGatgtaattggtggcttgatcctgggcAGTCACGCGCCTCGCGTTGATACTCCGCACATGggatttgagggtgtgacatacGCTGGCATGCAAAGTTGCTGATTAAATATGCTGGCTGGTCAAAAACGCTGAGAATTAAATACGCCCGTTAATTACGCTAGATGACCAGTTTACTATTACGACGAATAGTAAAGTCGCCGATCAACATGATAATGTCGCTGAGGAAAATTACCATAGTttccaaagtcgcctttggatttaaatACGTTGGGCACAAATACGTATCGGACAAGAGTGGCCTCTAGAGAGAGTCTTCTCCCCCTACTGTTATTCCTTGAGCTCGTTGATGATGTACCACTCTGTTGGCTCGACATGCTACTTAAACATGACAAACTGTTAAATATTTGGAATAATAGAGAAGTCACACTCCCCCGTGCTTATGAGGCACGACCCCATGTTGTCTCAACAGCCCTGGTATTTCAGCCAAAGAACCTTTATTTTAAGTTAAATCTATTTAATTCTTACATTTCTAAAcataaataacttaaaataaagtTATAAAATAGTAGATTAGCAAAACTTTGGGCTAAAATCATGCTTTTGACCTACCAATTGAAGCTTAGCTTCAATGGAGGTtgttgaaggaagaagaagaagaaaggagtAAAAATGGTAAAGACAAGAAGGTTTATGGAAACGTTTTTAAGAACATACCTTTTATCGTATGTGTGCAAGATCTGGGAGGATCATAGTCTATTAGGAATGGGTTCAAACATTCTTCTCATGGCGGACTTTATTGATAGTGACAACACgatgacacggccccgtgtccaggaaGCGCTGCATGAGTCAGAGCATGATACCCATTAGTGAGACACGACCCATGTCGAGGTTGACACGTCCCCGTGTTGAAAAAGACGgagggcacgaccccgtgttcttTTAACTTGCCCTCATGTCTGGAAGTAGATGGGACACGGTTCCGTGTTTGaggaacacgaccccgtgtcttagggtttttatgaagttttgtcggAAGTTTTAAGGAACCGCGTtttatcgggtggttccttactggttggaacaacac is from Helianthus annuus cultivar XRQ/B chromosome 9, HanXRQr2.0-SUNRISE, whole genome shotgun sequence and encodes:
- the LOC118481645 gene encoding uncharacterized protein LOC118481645, which translates into the protein MSFPLCWAEVGESQITGPELVVDTKEKIALIRQRMAAARGRQKSYADKRRKPLEFHVEDRVLLKGSPRKGVVRFGKRGKLNPRYVGPFKITERIGKVANKLNMPDELNVVHNVFHVLNLKKCLSYETLIVPFKELTTDDQLHFIEEPVKIIDKEIKTLKHNKILIVRIHWNSRRGPEFTWEREDQMMPNYP